The window TGGTTCAGCGGCTCCATCGCCGCGAAGCGGAACAGCCACTGCGGGTCGGCCGCGGCGTACGCGCCCCACGCCAGGTTGTAGACGCCGGCCAGCGCGAACACGGCGCGGTGCAGGCCGCGGCGGCGGATCGCGCGGGCGGGCGGCGTCACCGCCCGGCCACCTTCAGCACGCGCGTGTGCTTGCGCAGCGTGCGCAGCACCACGTACGCGGCCACGCCGGTGCCGAACAGCGCCAGCCAGAACGGGTGCGCCTGGACGCGGTGCAGGAAGTACACGTCCGACGCGGTGCGGATGGCCATGAACGACGCGGCCAGCCCCAGGAAGCCGGGGTACTCGGCCGCCAGCACGGCGCGGAGCGAGAAGGGCAGGTCCGGCCGCGTCCACTGCGAGAACTCGGGGATGAACGCCGGGGTGGCGGCCGCCCACTCCTTCCACGCGGCGCCGTGCTGGCGGCGCAGGAAGTCCTCCTCGGCGAACATGATGCGCTCGTAGTAGATCCAGAAGAACGCGGCCGCCA is drawn from Longimicrobium sp. and contains these coding sequences:
- a CDS encoding methyltransferase, whose protein sequence is MALKNELVAQGNWLFRHRSWLPLVPLALVLALLPWAPDPRVHPPHAWWEAFCVGLSMTGVLVRAHTIGTKPRGTSGRNRRAQVAARLNTTGMYSIVRHPLYLGNALMWAGVALYPRMWTAAILAAAFFWIYYERIMFAEEDFLRRQHGAAWKEWAAATPAFIPEFSQWTRPDLPFSLRAVLAAEYPGFLGLAASFMAIRTASDVYFLHRVQAHPFWLALFGTGVAAYVVLRTLRKHTRVLKVAGR